From Deferrisoma camini S3R1, the proteins below share one genomic window:
- a CDS encoding transporter substrate-binding domain-containing protein, translating to MKSSLTRMTFLLLATLLAVPRAGLAQAALDRIQKTGVMVVGVPEDDPPLAFREPNSGRLVGYDVDVATAIARILGVRPQFKPVSPSNRLAALIDGRVDVVTGLTHTQPRAAVVDFTEHYLVSGQKLIARTGTIRTHDDLEGKRIGAVVGTFSESCARDRCKVSEIVPVDDYISGIEALLNGDIDAFTADEAILVDLLAGIPGRGFEIPDVAILRQEYHLAVRKGEIALRETINRAIAQLGESGQLAAIRDDWYGPKEARQPPAYGAIVRKAATRPRFLGLLLNGVMYPDAPVDVYALDGRRVGSGKVSKIIGDEFYVDVEPEAYEYVRPGYLVTMNMTPEMALDVLLRGRSSLKAVKAETEKATTQLQAQKEREGLEKLRRAQKLDTLRERTRISIQGDRARYFYYYRRYRYR from the coding sequence ATGAAATCATCCCTGACTCGAATGACCTTTCTGCTGTTGGCAACCCTTCTGGCCGTGCCCCGGGCGGGTCTGGCCCAGGCCGCCCTGGACCGGATCCAGAAAACCGGGGTCATGGTGGTGGGCGTGCCGGAGGACGACCCGCCCCTGGCGTTCCGGGAACCCAACTCGGGGCGGCTGGTGGGGTACGACGTGGACGTGGCCACCGCCATCGCCCGGATCCTCGGGGTGAGGCCCCAATTCAAGCCGGTGAGCCCATCCAACCGCCTGGCCGCGTTGATCGACGGACGGGTGGACGTGGTGACCGGTCTGACCCACACGCAGCCCAGGGCGGCCGTGGTGGACTTTACCGAGCACTACCTGGTCTCCGGGCAGAAACTCATCGCCCGCACCGGCACCATCCGCACCCACGACGACCTGGAAGGCAAGCGGATCGGCGCCGTGGTGGGCACGTTTTCGGAGAGCTGCGCCCGCGATCGGTGCAAGGTGAGCGAGATCGTGCCGGTGGACGACTACATCTCAGGCATTGAGGCCCTGCTCAACGGCGACATCGACGCGTTCACGGCGGACGAGGCGATCCTGGTGGACCTCCTGGCCGGGATCCCGGGCCGTGGATTCGAGATCCCGGACGTTGCGATCCTGCGGCAGGAGTATCACTTGGCGGTGCGAAAGGGCGAAATCGCTCTGCGGGAGACGATCAACCGGGCCATTGCCCAGCTGGGCGAGTCCGGGCAGCTGGCCGCGATCCGGGACGACTGGTACGGCCCCAAGGAGGCAAGGCAGCCCCCGGCCTACGGCGCAATCGTCCGGAAGGCGGCCACCCGGCCCCGGTTCCTGGGCCTGCTCCTGAACGGCGTGATGTACCCGGACGCCCCGGTGGACGTGTACGCCCTGGACGGCCGGCGCGTGGGGTCGGGCAAGGTCTCGAAGATCATCGGCGACGAATTTTACGTGGATGTCGAACCCGAGGCTTACGAGTACGTGCGGCCGGGCTACCTGGTGACCATGAACATGACCCCCGAGATGGCCCTCGATGTGCTGCTGCGGGGCCGCAGTTCTCTGAAAGCGGTGAAGGCCGAGACCGAGAAGGCGACGACCCAGCTCCAGGCCCAGAAGGAGCGGGAGGGCTTGGAGAAACTCCGGCGAGCCCAGAAGCTCGACACCCTGCGCGAGCGCACCCGGATCTCGATTCAGGGCGATCGCGCACGGTACTTTTACTACTACCGCCGTTACCGCTACCGGTAG
- a CDS encoding HAMP domain-containing protein — MKRSRDWSLATVVSFHCTWIVALFMGAYGTMETWVFGGGWTEALFRHAFHVALISFGLLVILHIVLHRTVARPIARISAQLYRLGAGADEMDPIETSIREIRQIVRGIELMRERRRGGAAGSLRHSAEPALEELREQAKRIHSRDPEASRAILEATARLQGILDAAS; from the coding sequence ATGAAGCGATCGCGGGACTGGTCCCTGGCCACGGTGGTCTCGTTCCACTGCACCTGGATCGTGGCGCTGTTCATGGGCGCGTACGGCACCATGGAGACCTGGGTGTTCGGGGGGGGTTGGACGGAGGCGCTGTTCCGCCACGCGTTCCACGTGGCACTGATCTCCTTCGGCCTGCTCGTGATCCTTCACATCGTGCTCCATCGAACGGTGGCCCGCCCCATCGCCCGGATCAGCGCGCAGCTGTACCGGCTGGGGGCCGGGGCGGACGAGATGGATCCCATCGAGACCTCGATCCGGGAGATCCGGCAGATCGTACGGGGCATCGAACTGATGCGGGAACGAAGACGTGGCGGCGCCGCCGGATCGCTCCGCCACAGCGCCGAGCCGGCGCTGGAGGAGCTGCGGGAGCAGGCGAAACGGATCCACTCCCGCGACCCCGAGGCGAGCCGGGCGATCCTGGAGGCGACCGCACGGCTGCAGGGGATCTTGGACGCGGCATCCTGA
- a CDS encoding DUF302 domain-containing protein yields MIHIVETDKDVETAVADLTEAVKRHGFGVLHTYDLRAKMAEKGVDFPRACRILEVCNPHRASEVLTADMTISLALPCRITVYEEGGKTRIGTLLPTKLLNVFPNAEAVAGVAREVEREILAMIEEAAG; encoded by the coding sequence ATGATCCACATCGTCGAGACCGACAAGGACGTGGAGACCGCGGTGGCCGACCTGACCGAGGCGGTCAAGCGCCACGGGTTCGGGGTACTCCACACCTACGATCTCCGGGCCAAGATGGCGGAAAAGGGGGTCGATTTCCCCCGCGCGTGCCGGATCCTGGAGGTGTGCAACCCCCACCGGGCCTCCGAGGTGCTCACGGCCGACATGACCATCAGCCTCGCCCTGCCCTGCCGGATCACGGTGTACGAAGAGGGCGGAAAGACCCGGATCGGCACCCTGCTCCCCACGAAACTGCTGAATGTCTTCCCCAACGCCGAGGCCGTGGCCGGCGTGGCCCGCGAGGTGGAGCGCGAGATCCTGGCCATGATCGAGGAAGCGGCAGGGTAG
- a CDS encoding ATP-binding protein — MPHSHVFPFSALVGQERMKLALVLNVIDPTIDGVLIRGEKGTAKSTAVRALAQLLPEIPVVADCPFSCHPTRPEEMCERCRQRRKAGESLPALRRPMAVLDLPVGATEDRVVGSIDIERALKTGEKAFEPGVLARVNRGILYVDEVNLLDDHIVDVLLDAAAMGVNHVEREGVSIRHPARFVLVGTMNPEEGELRPQLLDRFGLCVEVVGIRDPKDRVQVIRRRQAYEADPEGFRREWSEADARVRQALVRAKELLPRVEVTDDDLEVIATLSVDLGVDGHRADLALLKACRALAAYRGRTRVTDDDIAEAAGLVYAHRLKRTPFEERILSEEEVVSSIQRTREAQKAPKHNPPRKKKEPT, encoded by the coding sequence ATGCCCCACAGCCACGTGTTTCCGTTCTCGGCCCTGGTCGGCCAGGAGCGCATGAAGCTCGCCCTCGTGCTCAACGTGATCGACCCCACGATCGACGGGGTGCTGATCCGGGGCGAGAAGGGAACGGCCAAGTCCACGGCCGTGCGCGCCCTGGCGCAGCTCCTGCCGGAGATCCCGGTGGTGGCCGATTGCCCCTTCTCGTGCCACCCCACCCGGCCGGAGGAGATGTGCGAGCGCTGCCGGCAGCGCCGCAAGGCCGGAGAGAGCCTCCCCGCGCTCCGAAGGCCCATGGCCGTGCTGGACCTGCCGGTGGGCGCCACCGAGGACCGGGTGGTGGGGTCGATCGACATCGAGCGGGCCCTCAAGACGGGGGAGAAGGCCTTCGAGCCCGGCGTGCTCGCCCGGGTGAACCGGGGCATCCTCTACGTGGACGAGGTGAACCTGCTCGACGACCACATCGTGGACGTGCTCCTGGACGCCGCCGCCATGGGCGTGAACCACGTGGAGCGAGAGGGCGTGTCGATCCGGCACCCGGCCCGCTTCGTGCTGGTGGGCACCATGAACCCCGAGGAGGGGGAGCTCCGGCCCCAGCTCCTCGACCGGTTCGGCCTGTGCGTGGAGGTGGTGGGCATCCGGGACCCCAAGGATCGGGTCCAGGTGATCCGCCGGCGCCAGGCCTACGAGGCCGATCCCGAAGGGTTCCGGCGGGAGTGGTCCGAGGCCGACGCCCGGGTGCGGCAGGCCCTGGTGCGCGCCAAGGAGCTCCTGCCCCGGGTGGAGGTGACCGACGACGACCTGGAGGTGATCGCCACCCTGAGCGTGGACCTGGGGGTGGACGGCCACCGGGCCGATCTGGCCCTGCTCAAGGCCTGCCGGGCGCTCGCGGCGTACCGGGGTCGCACCCGGGTCACCGACGACGACATCGCCGAGGCCGCGGGCCTCGTGTACGCCCACCGGCTCAAAAGGACTCCGTTCGAGGAGCGGATCCTCTCGGAGGAGGAGGTGGTCTCCTCCATCCAGCGCACCCGCGAGGCCCAGAAGGCTCCGAAGCACAACCCTCCCCGTAAAAAAAAAGAGCCCACCTGA
- a CDS encoding vWA domain-containing protein, whose protein sequence is MLEHRVYAPTGRFRVRGTLVNRAVQKHLARGRRVRNRMAPDAGRYIRARIPRRKPRALAVDATLRAAAPEQVRRRAMGLAPARGIAVLPSDLREKVRTRRSGVSLLFAVDASGSMGVEEVMATAKGIVLTLLTDAYQKRDRVGLLAFRGTEARLVLPFTTSVAQAQQRLRDLPTGGKSPLALALAKSLEAFHRELTKHPGRLPLLVLLTDGKANISMAGREPFEEALDQARRIRHAGIRSLVVDTDLTWIHSYAYARVLAEAMGARCLGIRDLELGQVIDFMGLGGGEAGRRGG, encoded by the coding sequence GTGCTGGAGCACCGGGTGTACGCCCCCACCGGCCGGTTTCGGGTCCGGGGAACCCTGGTGAACCGAGCGGTCCAGAAGCACCTGGCCCGGGGCCGCAGGGTCCGCAACCGCATGGCGCCCGACGCCGGCCGGTACATCCGGGCCCGGATCCCCCGCCGCAAACCCCGGGCACTCGCCGTGGACGCCACGCTCCGGGCCGCCGCGCCCGAGCAGGTGCGGCGCCGGGCCATGGGCCTCGCCCCTGCCCGCGGCATCGCCGTGCTCCCGTCGGACCTCCGGGAGAAGGTGCGCACCCGGCGCTCCGGGGTGAGCCTTCTGTTTGCCGTGGACGCGTCGGGATCCATGGGCGTCGAGGAGGTCATGGCCACGGCCAAGGGCATCGTGCTCACGCTCCTCACCGACGCCTACCAGAAGCGCGACCGGGTGGGGCTCTTGGCGTTCCGGGGCACGGAGGCGCGGCTGGTGCTGCCCTTCACCACGAGCGTGGCCCAGGCGCAGCAACGCCTCCGGGACCTCCCCACCGGCGGAAAGTCGCCCCTCGCCCTCGCCCTCGCCAAGAGCCTCGAGGCGTTCCACCGGGAGCTCACGAAGCACCCGGGCCGGTTGCCGCTCCTGGTGCTCCTCACCGACGGCAAGGCGAACATCAGCATGGCGGGCCGGGAACCGTTCGAGGAGGCGCTCGATCAGGCCCGCCGCATCCGCCACGCCGGCATCCGCAGCCTGGTGGTCGACACCGACCTGACCTGGATCCACTCCTACGCCTACGCCCGGGTGCTGGCCGAGGCCATGGGCGCCCGCTGCCTGGGCATCCGCGACCTGGAGCTGGGGCAGGTGATCGATTTCATGGGGCTGGGAGGCGGGGAGGCTGGGAGGCGGGGAGGCTAA
- a CDS encoding type II toxin-antitoxin system VapC family toxin yields the protein MIVVDTNILAYLYLPTRETPLAERLLRQDPEWAAPVLWRSEFRSVLSLYLRRKVIDFDRAYALQREAEDLMAGREYTVDSYEVLRFVRESPCSAYDCEFVALAAELGCLLVTADRAVLRAFPALAVSLREAVGA from the coding sequence GTGATCGTGGTCGACACCAACATTCTCGCCTACCTCTACCTTCCGACCCGCGAGACGCCCTTGGCCGAGCGGCTGCTGCGGCAAGACCCGGAGTGGGCGGCCCCGGTGCTCTGGAGGAGTGAGTTTCGAAGCGTCCTTTCCCTCTATCTGCGGAGGAAAGTGATCGATTTCGACCGCGCCTACGCGCTCCAGAGGGAAGCCGAGGATCTGATGGCGGGCCGTGAGTACACGGTGGACTCGTACGAGGTGCTCCGGTTCGTGCGGGAGAGTCCCTGTTCGGCCTACGACTGCGAGTTCGTGGCCCTGGCCGCGGAACTGGGATGCCTGCTGGTCACGGCCGACCGTGCCGTGCTGCGGGCGTTTCCGGCATTGGCGGTTTCGCTTAGGGAGGCGGTAGGGGCGTGA
- a CDS encoding FitA-like ribbon-helix-helix domain-containing protein, giving the protein MPTTVTLKNVPEGLYERLKESARAHHRSINGEAIACLERVLLPNAVVPEERIERARRLRAGLRSEAFDAGEIAAAIDEGRP; this is encoded by the coding sequence ATGCCAACGACCGTTACGTTGAAAAATGTGCCCGAGGGCCTGTACGAGAGGCTGAAGGAGTCCGCCCGCGCCCATCACCGGAGCATCAATGGGGAGGCCATCGCCTGTTTGGAGCGCGTTCTCCTGCCGAACGCGGTGGTGCCGGAAGAGAGGATCGAGAGGGCCCGCCGGCTTCGTGCCGGACTGCGTTCCGAAGCGTTCGATGCGGGGGAGATCGCGGCCGCGATCGACGAGGGCCGTCCGTGA
- a CDS encoding Hsp33 family molecular chaperone HslO gives MADRVVAVFPRGGGFLVRAAETTALAEEARRRHNLSPTATAALGRALTGAALLGSLGKGEASVLLQWRGDGPLGAVVAEGRADLAVRGYVQNPQADLPSRDGKLDVGGGVGKGELVVVRDLGLKEPYVSTAPIQTGEVAEDLAYYLLTSEQIPSAVALGVYVAPDYRVGAAGGVLVEALPDATDRDLDRLVENFSRLGGVTELLREGGLDAVLDRALAGLEYEVEELGTPEFRCRCNEERLDATLAALGPDEARRLLEEKGEIRVTCSFCGTEWIRRSLDGPWARASGRGGS, from the coding sequence ATGGCAGACCGTGTCGTGGCCGTGTTCCCTCGGGGGGGCGGATTCCTGGTGCGGGCGGCCGAGACCACGGCGTTGGCGGAGGAGGCCCGCCGGCGGCACAATCTCTCTCCCACCGCCACGGCCGCGCTCGGCCGGGCCCTCACGGGCGCGGCCCTCCTGGGAAGCCTGGGGAAGGGCGAGGCGTCGGTCCTTCTCCAATGGCGGGGCGACGGGCCGCTGGGGGCCGTCGTGGCCGAGGGCCGGGCCGACCTGGCCGTGCGGGGCTACGTCCAGAACCCCCAGGCCGATCTTCCCTCCCGGGACGGCAAGCTCGACGTGGGGGGCGGGGTGGGGAAGGGCGAGCTGGTGGTGGTGCGGGACCTGGGGCTGAAGGAGCCCTACGTCTCGACCGCTCCGATCCAGACCGGAGAGGTCGCCGAGGACCTGGCGTACTACCTTCTCACCAGCGAGCAGATCCCCTCGGCCGTGGCCCTGGGGGTGTACGTGGCCCCCGACTACCGGGTGGGCGCGGCCGGCGGCGTGCTGGTGGAGGCGTTGCCCGACGCCACCGACCGGGACCTCGACCGGCTCGTGGAGAACTTCTCCCGGCTCGGGGGGGTCACGGAGCTCCTTCGGGAGGGGGGGCTCGACGCGGTTCTCGATCGGGCGCTGGCAGGCCTGGAGTACGAGGTGGAGGAGCTGGGGACCCCCGAGTTCCGGTGCCGGTGCAACGAGGAGCGCCTCGACGCCACCCTGGCGGCGCTGGGGCCGGACGAGGCCCGCCGGCTCCTGGAGGAGAAGGGCGAGATCCGGGTGACCTGCAGCTTCTGCGGCACCGAATGGATCCGCCGCTCCCTCGACGGCCCCTGGGCGCGGGCGAGCGGCCGTGGGGGGAGCTGA
- a CDS encoding GAF domain-containing protein, translating into MTERSCTLPEILRRLDHPDLPWALGCVFETFSRLMDIDPNQSWRKILYDAARVIVEFLGARAASIRLYDPRLNQMISFGSFHMSEAEREVAIPFEESVAGRVVATQKAHTISDIASDPSYRNKSVVDQGLRSLLAVPLSIPRFDPRAPDVQGAIQIYYAEANRAFSDTEIEVAQLMAQRVSYVVARKQILDLRRMNEKKEWIVERIFAKLSQDRGIKLKDLFQPALDELQDIIRIQSCSLFAVSEDETQAVLEAGWPSEGGYHTVGKSFLLADHPYLNAVVRQGLPAGDFENERVHPSYLLIKSPQKSYLVTSQLREFCRTHGIHSILYVPLRLADRVRYILVFDAVERRRFFTDEEIEILTFFGKQLTQVLEIERLDDILHDFKNPAIAVAGFARRVRRMLESGDPRREEMLKYLDVVIREGTRIQEMALSLYPVSRPESLDLSQVVQDRVAINTEAIQEQRRTGVETDAGELEPELWVRVRRLALERVLDNLLNNATKAVPSTGGTLTVRTYAEGDRACVEISNPGRLDPEQLEALREADVKGRGLGIVYRLVRSMGGTVDVELDPNREVTTFRVTLPRHREDE; encoded by the coding sequence ATGACCGAGCGTTCCTGCACCCTCCCTGAGATCCTCCGGCGCCTCGACCACCCGGACCTCCCCTGGGCCCTGGGCTGCGTGTTCGAGACCTTCAGCCGCCTGATGGACATCGACCCGAACCAGTCGTGGCGCAAGATCCTCTACGACGCGGCCCGGGTCATCGTGGAGTTCCTGGGCGCCCGGGCGGCCTCGATCCGTCTGTACGATCCCCGCCTCAACCAGATGATCTCCTTCGGCTCGTTCCACATGTCCGAAGCCGAGCGGGAGGTTGCGATCCCGTTCGAAGAGTCGGTGGCCGGCCGGGTGGTGGCCACCCAGAAGGCCCACACCATCTCGGACATCGCGTCGGATCCCTCGTATCGGAACAAGTCGGTGGTGGATCAGGGGCTGCGGTCGCTGCTGGCCGTGCCCCTGTCGATCCCCCGATTCGACCCACGGGCCCCCGACGTGCAAGGCGCGATCCAGATCTACTACGCCGAGGCCAACCGGGCGTTCTCCGACACCGAGATCGAGGTGGCCCAGCTCATGGCCCAGCGGGTCAGCTATGTGGTGGCCCGCAAGCAGATCCTGGATCTGCGCCGGATGAACGAGAAGAAGGAGTGGATCGTCGAGCGGATCTTCGCCAAGCTCTCCCAGGACCGGGGAATCAAGCTCAAGGACCTGTTCCAGCCGGCCCTGGACGAGCTGCAGGACATCATCCGCATCCAGAGCTGCAGCCTGTTCGCCGTGAGCGAGGACGAGACCCAGGCCGTGCTCGAGGCCGGGTGGCCCAGCGAGGGCGGCTACCACACGGTGGGGAAGTCGTTCCTCCTGGCGGACCACCCCTACCTGAACGCCGTGGTCCGCCAGGGCCTGCCCGCGGGGGACTTCGAGAACGAGCGCGTCCACCCCTCCTACTTGCTCATCAAGTCCCCCCAGAAGAGCTACCTCGTGACCTCGCAGCTCCGGGAGTTCTGCCGCACCCACGGGATCCACTCGATCCTGTACGTGCCCCTGCGGCTGGCCGACCGGGTGCGATACATCCTCGTGTTCGACGCGGTGGAGCGCCGCCGGTTCTTCACGGACGAGGAGATCGAGATCCTCACCTTCTTCGGGAAGCAGCTCACGCAGGTGCTGGAGATCGAGCGCCTCGACGACATCCTGCACGACTTCAAGAATCCGGCCATTGCGGTGGCCGGATTCGCCCGGAGGGTCCGGCGGATGCTGGAGTCCGGAGACCCTCGGCGCGAGGAGATGCTCAAGTACCTGGACGTGGTGATCCGGGAGGGGACCCGGATCCAGGAGATGGCGCTGAGCCTCTACCCGGTGAGCCGGCCCGAGTCCCTGGACCTGAGCCAGGTGGTCCAGGACCGGGTGGCCATCAACACCGAGGCGATCCAGGAGCAGCGCCGCACCGGGGTGGAGACCGACGCGGGCGAGCTGGAGCCGGAACTCTGGGTTCGGGTGCGCCGGCTGGCCTTAGAGCGGGTGCTGGACAACCTGCTGAACAACGCCACCAAGGCCGTTCCTTCCACGGGCGGTACGCTCACCGTGCGCACCTACGCCGAGGGGGACCGGGCCTGCGTGGAGATCTCGAACCCCGGCCGGCTGGACCCCGAGCAGCTGGAGGCGCTGCGGGAGGCCGACGTGAAGGGCAGGGGCCTGGGCATCGTGTACCGGCTGGTGCGCTCGATGGGCGGCACCGTCGACGTGGAGCTGGACCCGAACCGGGAGGTGACCACCTTCCGGGTGACCCTGCCCCGCCACCGGGAGGACGAGTGA
- a CDS encoding HD domain-containing protein produces the protein MDRIADFLFEAGMLKRTPRTGWQFLGSGTESVAEHTFRTAVIAFALARLSPEVDADRVLRMALLHDLPEARTGDLNYMNQKYVRADEETAAADLTRGLPFGEEMAELLAEFRAQQTPEAVLAKDADHLEMLLQLKEHLDVGNRNAEEWIPFSLRRLKTDVARDLAQRILQRDSSAWWFDKDSEWWVSGGKT, from the coding sequence ATGGATCGGATTGCGGACTTTCTGTTCGAGGCCGGCATGCTCAAGCGCACCCCCCGTACCGGCTGGCAGTTCCTCGGGTCGGGCACCGAGAGCGTGGCCGAGCACACGTTTCGCACCGCCGTCATCGCGTTCGCCCTGGCCCGCCTCAGCCCCGAGGTGGACGCGGACCGCGTGCTGCGCATGGCTCTCCTCCACGACCTGCCGGAGGCGAGGACCGGAGACCTCAACTACATGAACCAGAAGTACGTGCGGGCCGACGAGGAGACGGCCGCGGCCGATCTGACCCGCGGGCTTCCGTTCGGCGAGGAGATGGCCGAGCTGCTGGCCGAGTTCCGGGCCCAGCAGACCCCGGAGGCGGTGCTGGCCAAGGACGCCGACCACCTGGAGATGCTCCTGCAGCTCAAGGAGCACCTGGACGTGGGCAACCGCAACGCCGAGGAGTGGATCCCCTTCAGCCTGAGACGCCTCAAGACCGACGTGGCCCGGGATCTGGCCCAACGGATCCTTCAGAGGGACTCCTCGGCCTGGTGGTTCGACAAGGACTCGGAGTGGTGGGTCAGCGGGGGAAAGACGTAG
- the hcp gene encoding hydroxylamine reductase, which translates to MFCNQCEQTAKGTGCTKWGVCGKSPEVAALQDLLTYAVRGLSQVATEGRRVGVVDADVNRFTAKAIFATLTNVDFDPARFEAWVREAVERREALKAKVAAAGGRTTFDDPAASFQPAADQAGMVKQGEEVGLPIDQDRDEDVKSLQEITLYGIRGVAAYADHAAILGQEDDSVYAFIHEALAKIIDKGLGLQDWVGLALKTGEANLRAMELLDAGNTGRFGHPVPTEVPLGHKKGKAILISGHDLKDLEDLLEQTQGKGIYVYTHGEMLPAHGYPELKKYPHFYGHYGTAWQNQKKEFAEFPGAILMTTNCLQEPKEEYKGNIFTTGLVGWPGVTHVKNGDFGPVIEKALELPGFAEDEDKGTVMVGFARNAVLGVADKVIEAVKAGAIKHFFLVGGCDGAKPGRNYYTEFVEKTPADTVVLTLACGKFRFFDKKLGDIGGIPRLLDVGQCNDAYSAVQIAVALANAFDCGVNDLPLSLVLSWYEQKAVAILLTLLHLGIKGIRLGPTLPAFITPNVLNVLVENFDIKPISTPDEDLQAILNAA; encoded by the coding sequence ATGTTCTGCAACCAGTGCGAACAAACCGCCAAGGGAACCGGATGCACCAAGTGGGGGGTCTGCGGCAAGTCCCCCGAGGTCGCGGCGCTCCAGGACCTGCTGACCTACGCCGTGCGCGGCCTGTCCCAGGTGGCCACCGAGGGCCGGCGGGTGGGCGTGGTGGACGCCGACGTGAACCGGTTCACGGCCAAGGCCATCTTCGCCACCCTGACCAATGTGGACTTCGACCCGGCCCGGTTCGAGGCCTGGGTCCGCGAGGCCGTGGAGCGGCGCGAGGCCCTGAAGGCCAAGGTGGCCGCGGCCGGGGGCCGCACCACCTTCGACGACCCGGCCGCGTCGTTCCAGCCCGCGGCGGACCAGGCCGGCATGGTCAAACAGGGCGAGGAGGTGGGCCTGCCCATCGATCAGGACCGGGACGAGGACGTGAAGAGCCTGCAGGAGATCACCCTGTACGGCATCCGGGGCGTGGCGGCCTACGCGGACCACGCTGCGATCCTGGGCCAAGAGGACGACTCGGTCTACGCATTCATCCACGAGGCCCTGGCGAAGATCATCGACAAGGGTCTGGGGCTCCAGGACTGGGTGGGCCTGGCCCTCAAGACCGGCGAGGCCAACCTGCGGGCCATGGAGCTCCTCGACGCCGGCAACACCGGCCGCTTCGGCCACCCCGTGCCCACCGAGGTGCCCCTGGGCCACAAGAAGGGCAAGGCCATCCTGATCTCGGGCCACGACCTCAAGGATCTCGAGGACCTGCTCGAGCAGACCCAGGGCAAGGGCATCTACGTGTACACCCACGGCGAGATGCTCCCGGCTCACGGGTATCCGGAGCTCAAGAAGTACCCCCACTTCTACGGCCACTACGGTACGGCCTGGCAGAACCAGAAGAAGGAGTTCGCCGAGTTCCCGGGCGCGATCCTGATGACCACCAACTGCCTGCAGGAGCCCAAGGAGGAGTACAAGGGGAATATCTTCACCACGGGTCTGGTGGGCTGGCCCGGCGTGACCCACGTGAAGAACGGCGACTTCGGACCGGTGATCGAGAAGGCCCTGGAGCTGCCCGGTTTTGCCGAGGACGAGGACAAGGGCACCGTGATGGTGGGGTTCGCCCGCAACGCGGTGCTGGGCGTGGCCGACAAGGTGATCGAGGCGGTGAAGGCCGGCGCCATCAAGCACTTCTTCCTGGTCGGCGGGTGCGACGGCGCCAAGCCCGGCCGCAACTACTACACCGAGTTCGTGGAGAAGACCCCGGCCGACACGGTGGTCCTCACCCTTGCCTGCGGCAAGTTCCGGTTCTTCGACAAGAAGCTCGGCGACATCGGGGGGATCCCGCGGCTGCTGGACGTGGGCCAGTGCAACGACGCCTACTCCGCGGTGCAGATCGCCGTGGCCCTGGCCAACGCCTTTGACTGCGGGGTGAACGACCTGCCCCTGTCGCTGGTGTTGTCCTGGTACGAGCAGAAGGCGGTGGCCATCCTGCTGACGCTGCTCCACCTGGGCATCAAGGGCATCCGGCTCGGGCCCACCCTGCCCGCGTTCATCACCCCCAACGTGCTGAACGTGCTGGTGGAGAACTTCGACATCAAGCCCATCTCCACCCCGGACGAGGACCTGCAGGCCATCCTGAACGCGGCCTGA